Proteins encoded in a region of the Stieleria neptunia genome:
- a CDS encoding serine/threonine-protein kinase — MALSVDEIATHAISLDNPVEREVYLAAACGADQSLRKRVDALLAALESADDASFLATGLFGRDRSADQPEDLAEDGSAETGNTSNDSGDRFELRSKHAVGGLGEVWVAWDRQLGREVALKQMRPEWAGNFNAAARFRREAEITGFLEHPGVVPIYALGQQADRRPFYAMQFIRGRTLQQVVEEQLRRPATPSALASQDRSPRWYDTASLRKILDHFVDVCQTIDYAHSRQVVHRDLKPANIMLGTYGRTLVVDWGLAKWLDPSLRPSDSPGTEKEIDQQIDATLSLANQNDSSVDETCQGTTLGTPRYMSPEQAAGMIDQIGPAADIYCLGATLYFILTGQAPHAGEADLQSTFNRIIEGRFDPPMKVRHEIPGALQAIIMKSMATRMSDRYASAGDLAEDVQKYLTDQPISVFTDPPIERTLRWARNHRAWTAALAVGLLLTFFGTIAGLMVRGEMNRRAMEAARIETENEREIRFQEETRRLEAVAASGAAIQRSEAALAESRYADAAALIGVAIDRMENQDSLAGQRESLIMRRDRLRRLGQFHALEREGEDLKHLSRSTEAAVLLQASLDELGFWQSDTWWDDMPDDDLSALQRDRLRWKVYRVLTTLNALYVTKMVVAMGSDPDGGSPSTLKMIRSYLSSSIGKREARAALELSKRIETFRGCEAARWLGSIASFRISGGKRVEPAELGPPRNPADGLSLAIFSLIASVDPNYRSWFKNYGDTFMEPTDDDPADRAIDVALESLRRVSDRAPDDSRIHLTIAQAYYLKAQRAESNDEFDTALEYYELSRGEYGRCIAIRPGAAFVVADRSTVALRQAVLMRDHPRSNPNHRRRSKELLRTSFRDASQAKRLAPDAYWVYWHVGATAAELGQTDTAIEAFFRAVETGLDLQDTLDGPLVRLDDLRGRAQAIEFAYQGSDRISNLTGPDRAASRRASLIASLEYSRGNRKPARIWSAQAIELDGDNSRAHQIAGWCALHDQAWETAQRHFENAIRLSPDDAVSLIGAARVAEQIDAQESITQPSQSGRLEQSDTWYRAAIDAAVSQRHRSTAWFGLAKQALQRGTLDEAIAAIESARTLDPACDVSQFLDLTRTEARRLLLRARAASDESEKQQALGQIQALKTFLDKITSLPIASVNQIVDSSSDRPPATLPLLGGDFELPLETYWQLESASPSGNSDEPMLGGSPPLAVVADDARSDDASSNNSCLAIRRTERERPAGSWSLSQTIPATTGQDYRVAARVQSQDAAQQTAQLVVRHAGDELLRLDLAGERNTWTRRAGEFSIPRTDASIVSLQIRIEITDPKFGSVLLDEIKVTRIE; from the coding sequence GTGGCCCTGAGCGTCGACGAAATTGCCACCCACGCGATCAGCCTGGACAACCCGGTCGAACGGGAAGTCTATCTGGCCGCGGCGTGCGGGGCGGATCAATCGCTGCGAAAACGGGTCGACGCGTTGCTGGCCGCATTGGAGTCCGCCGACGACGCCAGCTTTCTCGCCACGGGGCTGTTCGGCCGCGATCGATCGGCGGACCAGCCGGAAGACTTGGCCGAAGACGGCAGCGCGGAAACCGGCAACACCTCGAACGATTCCGGTGACCGGTTCGAATTGCGGAGCAAGCACGCCGTCGGCGGCTTGGGCGAAGTCTGGGTGGCCTGGGACCGACAACTCGGACGCGAAGTGGCGCTCAAACAAATGCGCCCCGAATGGGCCGGAAACTTCAATGCCGCGGCGAGGTTTCGGCGCGAGGCTGAAATCACGGGCTTTTTGGAACACCCCGGCGTCGTCCCGATCTACGCCTTGGGCCAGCAAGCCGATCGGCGACCGTTTTACGCGATGCAATTCATCCGCGGGCGAACCCTGCAACAGGTCGTCGAAGAACAACTGCGTCGCCCCGCCACTCCGTCAGCGCTCGCCTCCCAAGATCGATCACCGCGTTGGTACGACACCGCATCGCTACGCAAGATCCTCGATCACTTTGTCGATGTCTGCCAGACGATCGATTACGCCCACTCCCGGCAAGTCGTCCATCGCGATTTGAAACCCGCCAACATCATGTTGGGGACGTATGGGCGAACGCTGGTCGTCGATTGGGGGCTGGCCAAATGGTTGGACCCCTCGCTGCGTCCCAGCGATTCACCGGGGACCGAAAAAGAAATCGACCAACAGATCGATGCCACGCTTTCGCTGGCCAACCAAAATGATTCCTCCGTTGATGAAACCTGCCAGGGCACCACGCTGGGCACGCCCCGGTACATGAGCCCGGAGCAGGCGGCGGGGATGATCGACCAGATCGGACCGGCCGCGGACATTTATTGCTTGGGAGCGACACTGTATTTCATCCTGACCGGCCAGGCGCCCCATGCCGGTGAAGCGGATCTGCAGTCCACGTTCAATCGCATCATCGAAGGCCGATTTGATCCGCCAATGAAAGTGCGTCACGAGATCCCCGGCGCCCTGCAAGCCATCATCATGAAATCGATGGCCACGCGGATGTCCGATCGCTACGCCTCCGCCGGCGACTTGGCCGAAGACGTACAAAAGTACCTGACCGATCAACCGATCAGCGTGTTCACCGATCCGCCGATCGAACGGACGTTGCGTTGGGCACGCAATCATCGCGCCTGGACCGCGGCACTGGCGGTCGGTTTGCTGCTGACGTTTTTCGGCACGATCGCCGGTTTGATGGTGCGGGGCGAGATGAATCGCCGCGCGATGGAAGCGGCACGCATTGAAACCGAAAACGAACGCGAGATCCGCTTTCAAGAAGAGACACGTCGGCTGGAGGCGGTGGCGGCGTCTGGCGCCGCGATCCAACGCAGTGAAGCGGCGCTGGCGGAAAGCCGTTATGCGGACGCCGCCGCACTGATCGGTGTCGCCATCGATCGAATGGAAAACCAGGACTCGTTGGCCGGGCAACGCGAATCCTTGATCATGCGGCGTGATCGGCTGCGGCGTCTGGGTCAGTTTCACGCGTTGGAACGCGAAGGCGAAGATCTGAAACACCTGTCGCGTTCCACCGAAGCGGCGGTCTTGCTGCAAGCGTCCTTGGATGAATTAGGGTTTTGGCAAAGCGATACCTGGTGGGACGACATGCCGGATGATGATCTGTCCGCACTGCAACGGGATCGCCTGCGTTGGAAGGTCTATCGTGTCCTGACCACGCTCAACGCATTGTACGTCACCAAAATGGTTGTCGCGATGGGCAGCGATCCCGATGGCGGATCGCCGAGTACGTTGAAGATGATCCGCAGCTATCTGTCGTCGAGCATCGGCAAACGGGAAGCGCGGGCGGCGCTGGAACTGAGCAAACGGATCGAAACGTTTCGCGGCTGTGAAGCGGCACGTTGGTTGGGCAGCATCGCCTCGTTCCGGATCAGCGGCGGTAAACGCGTGGAGCCGGCCGAACTGGGGCCGCCCCGAAATCCAGCCGATGGTCTGTCGTTGGCCATTTTCAGCCTGATCGCGAGCGTCGATCCCAACTACCGCTCTTGGTTCAAAAACTACGGCGACACGTTCATGGAACCGACCGACGATGATCCCGCCGACCGCGCGATCGACGTCGCGTTGGAGTCGCTGCGCCGGGTCAGCGACAGGGCACCGGACGACAGCCGGATTCACCTGACCATTGCCCAGGCGTACTACTTGAAGGCCCAGCGGGCCGAGTCGAACGACGAGTTTGACACGGCGCTGGAGTACTATGAACTCTCACGCGGCGAATACGGACGCTGCATCGCGATCCGCCCGGGCGCCGCGTTCGTTGTCGCCGATCGCTCCACCGTCGCGCTCCGCCAAGCCGTCTTGATGCGCGATCATCCGAGATCCAACCCCAACCACCGGCGCCGCTCCAAAGAACTTCTACGGACCAGCTTTCGCGACGCCAGCCAGGCCAAGCGACTCGCGCCGGACGCGTATTGGGTTTATTGGCACGTCGGCGCGACGGCCGCCGAACTCGGGCAAACCGACACGGCGATCGAAGCCTTTTTCCGAGCCGTCGAAACCGGACTGGATCTGCAAGACACGTTGGATGGTCCGCTGGTGCGACTGGACGATCTCCGCGGACGCGCCCAAGCGATCGAATTCGCCTACCAAGGTTCCGACCGCATCTCCAACTTGACCGGCCCGGATCGCGCCGCCAGTCGCCGCGCGTCCCTGATCGCATCGCTGGAATATTCGCGCGGCAATCGAAAACCCGCGCGGATCTGGTCGGCCCAAGCGATCGAGTTAGACGGTGACAATTCACGCGCCCACCAGATCGCCGGTTGGTGCGCGCTGCATGACCAGGCTTGGGAAACGGCGCAGCGACATTTTGAAAACGCGATTCGTCTGTCACCCGACGACGCCGTTTCACTGATCGGTGCCGCACGCGTCGCCGAACAAATCGACGCTCAGGAATCGATCACGCAGCCGAGTCAGAGCGGACGTCTTGAACAATCCGACACGTGGTACCGTGCCGCCATCGACGCCGCCGTTTCCCAGCGGCATCGGTCGACCGCTTGGTTCGGGCTGGCCAAACAGGCGCTGCAACGGGGAACACTCGACGAAGCGATCGCGGCGATCGAATCGGCCCGAACGCTCGACCCGGCTTGTGACGTTTCCCAGTTCCTGGATTTGACACGTACCGAAGCCAGACGCTTGTTGTTGCGCGCCAGGGCGGCGTCCGACGAGAGCGAGAAACAGCAAGCACTCGGTCAGATCCAGGCACTCAAGACCTTCCTCGACAAAATCACGTCGCTGCCGATTGCGTCGGTCAACCAAATCGTCGACTCATCCAGTGACCGCCCGCCGGCCACGTTGCCGCTGCTCGGGGGAGATTTCGAGTTGCCGCTGGAAACCTATTGGCAACTCGAATCCGCCAGCCCGTCCGGCAACTCCGACGAACCGATGCTCGGCGGCAGCCCTCCCTTGGCCGTCGTGGCGGACGATGCAAGATCGGACGATGCGTCATCGAACAATTCGTGTTTGGCGATTCGCCGCACCGAGCGCGAGCGGCCCGCCGGCAGTTGGTCATTGTCCCAAACCATCCCCGCAACAACGGGTCAGGATTATCGCGTCGCGGCACGGGTTCAATCCCAAGACGCGGCACAACAAACCGCGCAACTCGTGGTGCGTCACGCCGGCGATGAGTTGCTGCGTCTGGATCTGGCGGGCGAGCGAAACACCTGGACCCGACGGGCGGGCGAGTTTTCGATTCCGCGCACAGACGCGTCGATCGTTTCGTTGCAAATCCGCATCGAAATCACCGACCCAAAATTTGGAAGTGTCCTGTTGGATGAAATTAAAGTGACGCGAATCGAGTGA
- a CDS encoding enoyl-CoA hydratase/isomerase family protein, which translates to MQHVELTITDHVATLALNRPAVCNALDSALIADLSLALSDVHQERRVGAVLITGKGDHFCSGVDLKAFAKVAEMEPIDAQVKWFELWRELTELCETILRFPKPVIAAVDGQAIGAGLAIALAADMIVMSDRAELTANAAERGLIGGLTAPLLSFRFGAAIAARMLLTGAPLDAAEAYRLGMCCETVPASQIWIAATAWAKRCGAAPRESLQATKRMLNESIGETLLTHLTNGAATGATVCNTESAAEGIRAFVEKRIPQWP; encoded by the coding sequence ATGCAACACGTCGAACTGACCATCACCGACCACGTCGCCACGCTGGCACTCAATCGGCCAGCGGTGTGCAATGCACTCGATTCGGCATTGATCGCCGATCTCAGTCTGGCGCTCTCGGATGTGCACCAGGAACGCCGCGTGGGCGCCGTGTTGATCACCGGCAAAGGCGACCATTTTTGCAGCGGCGTCGATCTGAAAGCGTTCGCCAAAGTCGCCGAGATGGAACCGATCGACGCTCAAGTCAAATGGTTCGAACTCTGGCGTGAGTTGACCGAATTGTGCGAGACGATCCTGCGTTTTCCAAAACCCGTGATCGCCGCGGTCGATGGTCAAGCCATCGGGGCTGGGCTGGCGATCGCCCTGGCCGCGGACATGATCGTGATGTCCGACCGCGCGGAATTGACGGCCAACGCCGCCGAACGCGGATTGATCGGCGGACTGACCGCACCGCTGCTGTCCTTCCGTTTCGGCGCCGCCATCGCCGCAAGGATGTTGTTGACCGGCGCGCCGCTCGATGCCGCCGAAGCGTATCGATTGGGAATGTGCTGCGAAACCGTCCCGGCGAGCCAAATCTGGATCGCGGCGACCGCCTGGGCCAAACGCTGCGGCGCGGCGCCACGGGAATCGCTGCAAGCGACCAAGCGGATGCTCAATGAAAGTATCGGCGAGACCTTGCTGACCCATTTGACCAACGGCGCCGCGACCGGGGCGACGGTGTGCAACACCGAATCGGCGGCCGAGGGCATTCGAGCGTTCGTTGAAAAACGGATTCCCCAGTGGCCCTGA
- the xylB gene encoding xylulokinase has product MSHYLGIDVGTSGTKTLLIDESGTVIAEADATYPMEQPKPGWTQQNPEDWWKATVKTVRAVMRSSGCKPDDVKAIGLSGQMHGSVFLDRDDNVIRPALLWNDQRTAAECDEITSAAGGRKRLIKLVANPALTGFQAPKVLWLRNNEKRHFDALAKVLLPKDDIRRRMIGDYVTEVSDASGTLFLDVVHRKWSAPLLSKLGLDADLLPRVVESHEVTGTLTKAAAKALGLTTACKVVGGAGDCAAGAVGNGVVKKGVLSTSIGTSGVMFVHSDQPQYDAAGRLHTFCHAVDGAWHMMGVNLTSGGSLQWWVESVLQGLAGIGGKDVYQAATAEAQACPAGSNGLLFLPYLNGERTPHADPHARGAFVGLNLTHTRGSMTRSVMEGITFALRDSLEIITALDVPVREIRASGGGSKNPFWRQMQADVFGKKITTLKVEQGPAYGVALLAAVGDGAYKNIQSACKATIEIAEQTPADRKSVKAYNDLFPVYRKLYNDLKDSMQTLAGLQQ; this is encoded by the coding sequence ATGAGTCATTATTTGGGAATCGACGTCGGCACCAGCGGCACCAAGACGCTGCTGATCGACGAGAGCGGAACAGTCATTGCAGAAGCCGATGCGACGTACCCGATGGAGCAACCGAAACCGGGCTGGACGCAGCAGAACCCGGAGGACTGGTGGAAAGCGACGGTCAAAACGGTGCGGGCGGTGATGCGGTCCTCCGGTTGCAAACCGGACGACGTCAAAGCGATCGGGTTGAGCGGCCAGATGCACGGCAGCGTCTTTTTGGACCGAGACGACAACGTCATCCGCCCGGCGCTGCTGTGGAATGACCAGCGAACCGCGGCCGAGTGTGACGAGATCACGTCCGCAGCCGGCGGACGCAAACGCCTGATCAAACTGGTCGCCAATCCCGCCCTGACGGGATTCCAAGCTCCCAAGGTGTTGTGGCTGCGGAACAACGAGAAACGACACTTTGATGCCTTGGCCAAAGTCCTGTTGCCCAAAGACGACATCCGGCGACGCATGATCGGGGACTACGTGACCGAGGTCAGCGATGCCAGCGGCACGTTGTTCCTGGACGTCGTCCATCGAAAATGGTCCGCTCCGCTGCTTTCCAAACTCGGGCTCGATGCCGATCTGCTGCCGCGGGTGGTGGAGAGCCACGAAGTGACCGGAACGTTGACCAAGGCGGCCGCCAAGGCGCTGGGGCTGACCACCGCTTGCAAGGTGGTCGGCGGAGCGGGCGACTGTGCCGCCGGCGCGGTCGGCAACGGCGTCGTCAAAAAAGGTGTGCTCAGCACGTCGATCGGAACCAGCGGCGTGATGTTTGTCCACAGCGACCAACCGCAATACGACGCGGCCGGACGCCTGCACACGTTTTGTCACGCCGTCGACGGCGCCTGGCACATGATGGGCGTCAACTTGACCAGCGGCGGATCGCTGCAGTGGTGGGTCGAATCGGTGCTGCAAGGGCTTGCCGGGATCGGCGGCAAGGACGTTTATCAGGCCGCGACCGCCGAAGCCCAGGCCTGCCCCGCCGGCAGCAACGGGCTGTTGTTCCTGCCCTACCTGAACGGAGAACGCACGCCGCACGCCGACCCGCATGCGCGCGGCGCGTTCGTCGGATTGAATTTGACGCACACCCGCGGTTCGATGACCCGCAGCGTGATGGAGGGCATCACGTTTGCGCTGCGGGATAGCCTGGAAATCATCACCGCGTTGGATGTCCCCGTCCGTGAAATCCGCGCCTCCGGTGGCGGCAGCAAGAACCCGTTCTGGCGGCAAATGCAAGCCGACGTGTTTGGCAAGAAGATCACGACACTAAAAGTCGAACAGGGACCGGCCTACGGCGTCGCACTGTTGGCCGCCGTCGGCGACGGGGCCTACAAGAACATTCAATCGGCCTGCAAAGCGACCATCGAAATCGCCGAGCAAACGCCTGCGGATCGGAAATCCGTCAAGGCCTACAATGACTTGTTCCCCGTCTACCGAAAACTCTACAACGACCTGAAGGACTCGATGCAGACACTGGCGGGACTTCAACAGTGA
- a CDS encoding class I SAM-dependent methyltransferase, with product MADAGNPLCRPATEEELSRPLSVVDQAGWLGGSIAGQRVLCLAAGGGRQSSLYAAAGADVTVVDLSGAMLELDRRVAAQRGYRMRVLQTTMEDLSGLADAAFDIVIHPVSTCYVPSVAPVFAEVARVTRPGGLYISQHKQPISLQAGYQRSADGYPIRHTYYRDAPVPPPAAMSPSASRLREQGAVEFLHRWEDLIGGLCRSGFVIEDLIEPLHAKADAAANSFADRATYIPPYVRIKARRIGDAATKSPAIVIA from the coding sequence ATGGCCGACGCCGGCAATCCGTTGTGCCGACCGGCCACCGAAGAGGAGTTATCGCGTCCGTTGTCGGTCGTCGACCAGGCCGGCTGGTTGGGCGGATCGATCGCGGGCCAGCGTGTCCTCTGCCTGGCCGCCGGGGGGGGCCGGCAAAGTTCTCTGTACGCGGCCGCCGGCGCGGACGTGACGGTCGTCGATCTGAGCGGCGCGATGTTGGAACTGGACCGCCGCGTGGCGGCCCAGCGCGGCTACCGCATGCGGGTGCTGCAAACAACGATGGAAGATCTGTCCGGCTTGGCCGACGCCGCGTTTGACATCGTGATCCATCCGGTCAGCACGTGCTACGTCCCGTCGGTCGCACCGGTGTTTGCCGAAGTCGCTCGGGTCACTCGTCCCGGCGGTCTGTACATCAGCCAGCACAAGCAACCGATCAGTTTGCAAGCCGGCTATCAACGCTCGGCCGACGGCTACCCGATCCGTCACACCTATTACCGCGACGCTCCGGTTCCACCGCCCGCGGCGATGTCGCCGAGTGCAAGTCGATTGCGCGAACAGGGCGCGGTCGAATTCCTGCACCGCTGGGAAGACCTGATCGGCGGTCTGTGTCGCAGCGGGTTTGTGATCGAAGACTTGATCGAACCCCTGCACGCCAAAGCCGATGCCGCGGCCAACAGCTTCGCCGATCGGGCAACTTATATCCCGCCTTATGTCCGCATCAAAGCAAGGCGGATCGGCGATGCCGCAACAAAGAGCCCTGCGATTGTCATCGCATGA
- a CDS encoding anti-sigma factor family protein, with product MALPEDLLDELLSGHLDGALSGDERARVEQMLRDDPAISQRLEGLKRQRDAFRQSLLATPKLPDGFADQVVEAAIARAEAEELRGDHPLRLAASGSFVAPRSAQPFSKPRLVAMVAGLAASVLFIGLAVKEFSGSPATQPPDPLLVTLPQPDVDPRESMNPEGPMVDPMVAPAGDAIAASRDSLEDPTAEPAVDLLDDPRPQPSPVMQPESTGPLLADASPASRTPDVDDAAAPLVALRPLKMLMVVEIRQTEAGRQTGAFDQALAEIQIAASDERQVDEALARAVAPEADADAAADDSPRAMLLESPAKKLDRLVTRLVSDRDGIEAIGFSAISVQLDAPLLRSIESVRTVDPTKIRHQGQIVPIVSDADDVFDAWVNQLADRPFIPVQGEQEAQLISSQPASETGPDPMANILFLVR from the coding sequence ATGGCTTTACCAGAAGATTTACTCGACGAGCTGCTTTCAGGGCACCTGGATGGTGCGCTCAGCGGTGACGAGCGCGCCCGGGTCGAGCAGATGCTACGCGATGACCCCGCGATCAGCCAGCGGCTGGAGGGGTTAAAGCGACAGCGTGACGCATTTCGCCAGTCCCTGTTGGCGACGCCGAAGTTGCCCGACGGGTTTGCCGATCAAGTCGTCGAAGCCGCGATCGCCCGGGCCGAGGCCGAAGAGCTTCGAGGCGACCACCCGCTGCGGTTGGCCGCGAGCGGTTCGTTCGTCGCCCCCCGATCCGCCCAACCGTTTTCCAAGCCCCGGCTGGTCGCGATGGTCGCGGGGCTGGCGGCGTCGGTGTTGTTCATCGGTTTGGCGGTCAAAGAGTTCTCCGGCTCTCCGGCGACGCAACCCCCTGACCCTTTGCTGGTCACGTTGCCCCAACCCGACGTGGACCCACGCGAATCGATGAATCCGGAAGGCCCGATGGTCGATCCGATGGTAGCGCCGGCAGGCGATGCGATCGCCGCCAGCCGGGACTCGCTGGAGGACCCGACGGCCGAGCCCGCGGTGGATCTGCTTGATGACCCGCGTCCGCAACCCTCGCCCGTGATGCAACCGGAATCGACCGGGCCGTTGTTGGCCGATGCGAGTCCCGCGTCGCGAACGCCAGACGTGGACGATGCAGCGGCGCCGTTGGTTGCCCTGCGACCGCTCAAAATGTTGATGGTCGTGGAGATCCGACAGACCGAAGCGGGCCGACAAACCGGTGCGTTTGATCAAGCGCTTGCGGAGATTCAGATTGCGGCGAGCGACGAACGACAGGTCGACGAAGCACTCGCCCGAGCGGTGGCTCCCGAAGCCGACGCCGATGCAGCGGCCGATGACTCGCCACGGGCAATGTTGCTCGAGTCGCCGGCCAAGAAACTGGATCGTTTGGTGACGCGATTGGTCAGCGACCGCGACGGCATCGAAGCGATCGGGTTCTCCGCCATCAGTGTCCAGCTGGACGCCCCGTTGCTGCGGTCGATCGAGTCGGTGCGAACGGTCGACCCGACCAAGATTCGTCACCAGGGTCAAATCGTTCCGATCGTCAGCGATGCCGACGATGTCTTTGATGCCTGGGTCAACCAACTCGCCGATCGTCCCTTCATCCCCGTCCAGGGCGAGCAGGAAGCTCAGTTGATCAGCTCGCAGCCGGCCAGCGAGACCGGCCCCGACCCGATGGCCAACATTCTGTTCTTGGTTCGGTAG
- a CDS encoding VWA domain-containing protein yields MSDSIQPNDAAGDLSVWDDARITAYVMGELSPQDAAEFEQSMIENDQLRAAVDQAGRVTEQLQTLFAEEPPKSLDGQRREQILAASASRPEGEGTIEPSLLENSRSNKRWVTLLLAAAAAVLLMIGIVPLLKPSQVAQHQLSAPEPDAEPEPELGAAYEEVLDESAAIATVEEGERLERSAVGESMIRESVSLQLQAEPSRVPANTAEGNAAEVKSLRQSEIVLADPQAETKPVADLSRLSAEGANAERGKSLDAMSRRSLGIVPARAAEPAPTPEPAPTPTPVPAPALAAASAEQPAPANQPAPAEQPAPAGEPHPFGMSAPGDSTHPAGIPAPTAAPQAPAFSAPILSKSIRGGKAKRVPASPVEGVPRLVEEEAEAVHDRRIVGDFAVKQPLERLDALALAKRRVLLSRTDGDRFDPIVENEFKQVREHPLSTFSIDVDTASYSKARRTLVEGRLPRPDAVRIEELVNYFDYQYEAPKPDSEHPFATDVTIASCPWNGDHRLARIAIQGKRLTPDSRPPCNLVFLLDTSGSMNRPNKLPLVIEGMKMLTKQLGKQDRVAIVVYAGSAGMVLDSTPAGKRKKITKALSQLSAGGSTNGGAGIQLAYATARDHFIKDGVNRVILCTDGDFNVGLSGTDELVRLIKEQASGGIFLTALGFGMGNHNDAMLEQISGKGNGNYAFIDTANEAHKVLVRQTDATLVTIAKDVKIQIEFNRRVVSKYRLIGYENRVMAKEDFNDDKKDAGEIGAGHQVTALYELVMAGEQDDVAPQVDPLKYQSSPELTEAASSNEVMTVKLRYKQPDGDTSALIERSVKDNDQAFAKADADFRFAAAVAAFGMQLRQSEFAGDWTLRNVLEVAQANVGPDEFQLRSEFVQLVTAALRLKGE; encoded by the coding sequence ATGTCTGATTCCATCCAACCCAACGATGCCGCCGGCGACTTGTCGGTCTGGGATGACGCCCGGATCACCGCCTACGTGATGGGAGAACTCTCCCCGCAGGACGCGGCCGAATTCGAACAGTCCATGATCGAGAACGACCAGCTCCGCGCAGCCGTCGACCAAGCCGGCCGGGTCACCGAGCAGTTGCAGACGTTGTTCGCCGAGGAACCACCCAAGTCGCTCGACGGTCAGCGACGCGAACAGATCCTGGCGGCCTCGGCAAGTCGCCCCGAAGGCGAGGGAACGATCGAGCCGAGCCTGCTGGAAAACTCAAGGTCGAACAAACGATGGGTCACTTTGCTGTTGGCCGCTGCCGCAGCGGTGTTGTTGATGATCGGTATCGTCCCATTGCTGAAACCATCACAAGTCGCACAGCACCAACTCAGTGCGCCCGAGCCAGACGCTGAGCCCGAGCCCGAGTTGGGTGCGGCGTACGAGGAAGTGTTGGACGAGTCGGCTGCGATCGCTACGGTGGAAGAGGGCGAACGCCTGGAGCGGTCCGCTGTCGGCGAGTCGATGATCCGCGAGTCGGTGAGCCTTCAGCTTCAAGCGGAACCATCTCGCGTCCCAGCGAACACTGCTGAGGGAAACGCTGCCGAGGTGAAATCGCTTCGGCAATCGGAGATCGTCCTTGCAGACCCCCAAGCGGAGACGAAGCCTGTTGCGGATTTGAGTCGTCTGTCGGCCGAGGGCGCGAACGCGGAACGGGGCAAGTCCCTCGACGCCATGTCGAGACGATCTCTCGGCATTGTGCCCGCTCGCGCCGCTGAACCAGCCCCGACACCCGAACCAGCCCCAACACCAACACCGGTACCGGCACCCGCCTTGGCTGCTGCCTCCGCCGAGCAACCTGCACCCGCCAATCAACCCGCACCCGCCGAGCAACCCGCACCCGCCGGTGAGCCGCATCCGTTCGGGATGTCGGCACCGGGCGATTCGACGCATCCTGCCGGCATTCCTGCTCCGACCGCTGCCCCACAGGCTCCGGCGTTCTCGGCTCCGATTCTGTCGAAGTCGATTCGCGGCGGAAAAGCAAAACGTGTCCCAGCGTCGCCTGTGGAAGGCGTGCCCAGGCTCGTTGAAGAGGAAGCGGAGGCCGTCCATGACCGACGAATCGTTGGAGATTTTGCCGTCAAACAGCCTTTAGAGAGGCTGGACGCTCTGGCATTGGCCAAACGTCGCGTCTTGTTGTCCCGCACCGACGGAGACCGCTTTGATCCGATCGTCGAAAATGAATTCAAGCAAGTTCGTGAGCATCCGCTCAGCACCTTTTCGATTGACGTCGACACCGCCAGCTACAGCAAGGCCCGACGCACGCTGGTCGAGGGCCGATTGCCACGGCCGGATGCCGTCCGAATCGAAGAGCTGGTCAATTACTTTGACTATCAATACGAAGCGCCCAAGCCTGATTCGGAGCATCCCTTCGCGACCGACGTGACGATCGCCAGTTGTCCTTGGAACGGCGACCATCGCTTGGCGCGGATCGCGATCCAGGGCAAACGACTCACGCCTGATTCACGCCCACCGTGCAATCTGGTGTTCCTGTTGGACACCAGCGGATCGATGAATCGGCCGAACAAATTGCCGCTGGTGATCGAGGGCATGAAGATGCTGACCAAGCAACTCGGCAAACAAGACCGCGTGGCGATCGTCGTCTACGCCGGTTCGGCCGGCATGGTGCTCGACAGCACGCCCGCCGGGAAGCGAAAGAAGATCACCAAGGCACTTTCGCAACTGTCCGCCGGTGGCAGCACCAACGGTGGTGCCGGTATCCAATTGGCCTATGCGACCGCACGGGACCACTTCATCAAGGACGGCGTCAATCGCGTGATCCTGTGCACCGACGGCGACTTCAATGTCGGACTCAGTGGGACCGATGAACTGGTTCGGTTGATCAAGGAACAGGCGTCGGGAGGGATTTTCTTGACGGCCCTCGGGTTCGGCATGGGAAATCACAACGACGCGATGCTGGAACAAATCAGCGGCAAGGGCAATGGCAACTATGCGTTCATCGACACTGCCAATGAAGCGCACAAGGTTCTCGTCCGTCAAACCGATGCGACGCTGGTGACGATTGCCAAAGACGTCAAAATTCAAATCGAGTTCAATCGCCGCGTCGTGTCCAAGTACCGCTTGATCGGCTACGAGAATCGCGTGATGGCGAAAGAAGATTTCAATGATGACAAGAAAGACGCCGGTGAAATCGGTGCCGGGCACCAAGTCACGGCGCTGTACGAATTGGTGATGGCCGGCGAACAAGACGACGTCGCGCCACAAGTCGATCCGCTGAAGTATCAGAGTTCACCCGAGCTGACCGAAGCCGCTTCGTCGAACGAAGTCATGACGGTCAAGCTGCGTTACAAACAGCCCGACGGCGACACCAGCGCGCTGATCGAACGGAGTGTCAAGGACAACGACCAAGCCTTTGCCAAGGCGGATGCGGATTTCCGATTCGCCGCCGCCGTCGCGGCCTTCGGCATGCAACTGCGTCAAAGCGAGTTCGCCGGCGATTGGACGCTCCGCAACGTTCTCGAAGTCGCCCAGGCGAACGTCGGCCCCGATGAGTTTCAGCTGCGAAGCGAGTTCGTCCAATTGGTCACCGCGGCGCTGCGGCTCAAGGGTGAGTAG